In Camelina sativa cultivar DH55 chromosome 16, Cs, whole genome shotgun sequence, a single window of DNA contains:
- the LOC104749973 gene encoding glutamate receptor 2.9-like, protein MILMMNRRKTNNTFRSYIFLLVGFFLSMDVGLGQNQTSEIKVGVVLDLNTTFSKICLTSINMSLSDFYKDHPSYRTRITLHVRDSMEDTVQASAAALDLIKNEQVSAIIGPKNSMQAEFMIRLANKTQVPTITFSATSPLLTSIKSPYFVRATLDDSSQVKAIAAIVKSYSWRSVVAIYEDNELGKGLMPFLSDALQNVEVNKSAIATEANDSQIQNELRKLMGRQTRVFVVHMESSLALRVFQKAREIGMMEEGYVWLITNEMTHMMRHIDHGHNLNTIEGVLGVRSHVPKSKELEDFQLRWERSFEKEKTSTRDQLHIFALWAYDSMTALALAVEKTNFDSLQYDNGSVSSKNMTDLGNVGVSPYGPGLQKALWEVSFKGLAGDFNLTDGQLESPKFEIINFVGNKERIIGFVKANSDKTKLGPVIWPGKSKTDPKGWEIPRKKLTVGVPMKKGFFDFVEVIKDPTTNITTAKGYAIDIFEAALKKLSYSVSLEYISLESPIDYNNLVCQVYNKTWDAVVGDVTITANRSLYVDFTLPYTESGVSMMVPVRDNENNNTWVFLKPWSLGLWVTTCCFLVLIGFVVWLFEHRINTDFRGPPHHQIGTSFWFSFSTMVFANREKVVSNLARFVMVVWCFVMLVLTQSYTANLTSFLMAQRFHPAAITVNDLIKNKDYVGYQGGTFVKDILLDLGFHINNLKPFYSSKEADELLSKGRSNGIAAAFDEVAYLNAILPQSCSKYAMVEPTFKTAGFGFAFPKNSPLTGDISTAILDVTEGDEMQEIENKWFRKKNDCPDPNTALTSNSLSLRNLWGLFLIAGTASLLALLIFVVLYLNEHRHTLCDDSEGSSWRKLKVLFRTFDEKDLKSHTFKKTNVHNVSSPMTDHYIQSPSTVQITPRPPSLSLNMEFELRRIFLYPERRTLHYATDVS, encoded by the exons ATGATACTGATGATGAACCgtagaaaaacaaataacaccTTTCGAAGTTACATTTTCCtgcttgttggtttttttttgtcgatgGATGTTGGTTTAGGACAAAACCAAACAAGTGAAATCAAAGTAGGGGTAGTTCTTGATCTCAATACAACATTTTCCAAGATCTGCCTCACTTCTATTAACATGTCGTTGTCGGATTTCTACAAGGATCATCCTAGTTACCGCACAAGAATTACGCTTCATGTTAGAGATTCCATGGAAGATACGGTTCAGGCTTCAGCTGCAG CCTTGGACCTAATCAAGAACGAGCAAGTGAGCGCCATCATCGGACCAAAAAACTCTATGCAAGCAGAGTTTATGATTAGACTGGCCAACAAAACTCAAGTACCGACCATCACATTCTCAGCAACAAGCCCTCTTTTGACATCCATCAAAAGCCCTTACTTTGTCCGAGCCACTCTCGACGACTCATCCCAGGTCAAAGCCATTGCCGCCATTGTCAAATCCTATAGCTGGAGAAGCGTCGTCGCCATTTATGAGGACAACGAGTTAGGTAAAGGACTCATGCCTTTCTTGTCTGACGCTTTACAAAACGTGGAAGTCAACAAAAGTGCCATTGCTACGGAGGCTAACGATAGTCAAATTCAAAATGAACTCCGTAAGCTTATGGGGAGGCAAACGAGAGTATTTGTTGTCCACATGGAATCAAGTCTGGCTTTACGTGTTTTTCAAAAAGCTAGAGAGATCGGGATGATGGAGGAAGGGTATGTATGGTTAATAACCAATGAAATGACACATATGATGAGACATATCGACCATGGTCATAACTTAAATACTATAGAGGGCGTCTTAGGTGTGAGGAGCCATGTCCCCAAATCGAAAGAGCTTGAAGATTTCCAATTGAGATGGGAAAGATCGttcgagaaagagaaaacatccACGAGGGATCAACTACACATATTTGCATTATGGGCTTATGATTCAATGACTGCATTGGCCTTGGCCGTGGAGAAAACCAATTTTGATAGCTTACAGTACGATAATGGAAGCGTCTCGTCAAAGAACATGACAGATTTGGGGAACGTAGGAGTCTCTCCCTACGGTCCAGGTCTTCAAAAGGCTCTTTGGGAAGTAAGTTTCAAGGGTTTAGCAGGAGACTTTAATCTTACGGACGGGCAGCTCGAGTCACCAAAGTTTGAGATCATCAATTTTGTTGGAAATAAAGAGAGGATAATTGGATTTGTGAAAGCTAATTCAGACAAAACAAAGTTGGGACCGGTGATATGGCCAGGGAAGTCAAAAACCGATCCGAAAGGATGGGAGATTCCAAGGAAGAAACTTACAGTGGGCGTTCCAATGAAGAAAGGCTTCTTTGATTTTGTGGAGGTAATCAAAGATCCTACTACAAACATAACAACCGCAAAGGGTTACGCCATAGACATCTTTGAAGCTGCTCTTAAGAAGTTGTCATATTCAGTCAGTCTTGAATACATCAGTTTAGAATCCCCAATTGACTATAACAATTTGGTCTGCCAAGTATATAACAAG ACATGGGATGCAGTTGTTGGAGATGTAACCATCACAGCGAACAGGTCTTTGTATGTTGACTTCACATTACCGTACACAGAGTCTGGAGTATCTATGATGGTGCCGGTGAGAGACAATGAGAATAATAACACATGGGTGTTCCTTAAACCTTGGAGCTTAGGCTTATGGGTCACTACTTGTTGTTTTCTCGTCCTCATTGGTTTCGTTGTGTGGTTGTTCGAACATAGAATCAACACAGACTTCCGTGGACCGCCTCACCACCAGATTGGCACAAGTTTTTGGTTCTCTTTCTCCACCATGGTTTTTGCCAACC GTGAGAAGGTAGTAAGCAATTTAGCAAGGTTTGTGATGGTTGTGTGGTGCTTTGTGATGCTTGTTCTCACTCAGAGCTACACAGCTAATCTCACTTCTTTCTTGATGGCACAACGTTTCCATCCAGCGGCCATAACTGTGAACGATCTCATCAAAAATAAGGATTATGTAGGGTACCAAGGCGGTACTTTTGTTAAAGATATTCTATTAGATTTGGGATTTCATATAAATAATCttaaacctttttattcttCCAAAGAAGCCGATGAACTTTTGTCCAAGGGGAGATCAAATGGTATAGCAGCAGCTTTCGATGAAGTGGCTTACCTTAATGCTATTCTTCCTCAGTCGTGCTCCAAATATGCCATGGTTGAACCTACATTTAAGACTGCTGGTTTTGGCTTT GCCTTCCCCAAGAATTCACCTTTGACAGGAGATATCTCAACAGCTATCTTAGATGTGACTGAAGGAGATGAAATGCAAGAAATCGAAAACAAATGGTTCCGGAAGAAGAATGATTGTCCTGATCCAAATACCGCTCTTACATCCAACAGTCTCAGCCTCCGTAACCTATGGGGTCTGTTTCTAATAGCAGGCACTGCTTCATTATTGGCATTACTCATCTTCGTTGTCCTTTACTTGAATGAACATAGGCACACACTATGTGATGATTCCGAAGGCTCCTCGTGGAGAAAGCTAAAGGTTTTGTTCAGAACCTTCGATGAGAAAGACTTAAAGTCCCATACTTTCAAGAAAACTAATGTTCATAATGTGAGTTCACCGATGACTGATCACTACATTCAGAGCCCTTCAACTGTGCAAATCACACCACGGCCACCAAGTCTTTCACTAAATATGGAGTTTGAGCTTAGAAGGATTTTCTTGTACCCCGAGCGAAGAACGCTTCACTATGCAACCGATGTATCATGA
- the LOC104749974 gene encoding abscisic acid 8'-hydroxylase 2 encodes MRMSSTPSSFIFFSSVYGDESAVITITSVVVVVVLVLQWRLHLKEKRRRLPPGSMGLPYIGETLRLYTENPNSFFATRQNKYGDIFKTHILGCPCVMISSPEAARMVLVSKAHLFKPTYPPSKERMIGPEALFFHQGPYHSTLKRLVQSSFMPSALRPTVSHIELLVLQTLSCWTSQKSINTLDYMKRYAFDVAIMSAFGDKEETTEIEAIKLLYQRLEKGYNSMPLDLPGTLFHKSMKARRELSEELRRMIKKRRESGREGGGLLGVLLGANDQKRNGLSDSQIADNIIGVIFAATDTTASVLTWLLKYLHDHPNLLQEVTREQLGIRRKIREENRRISWEDTRKMPLTSRVIQETQRAASVLSFTFREAVQDVEFEGYLIPKGWKVLPLFRRIHHSPEYFPDPDIFDPSRFEVSPKPYTYMPFGNGVHSCPGSELAKLEMLILLHHLTTSFRWEVEGGEEGIQYGPFPVPKKGLPIKVTPI; translated from the exons ATGCGAATGTCATCGACAccatcttcttttattttcttctcctctgtttaTGGTGATGAATCGGCAGTAATCACAATAACAagtgtagtagtagtagtagtgttaGTGCTTCAATGGCGGTTGCACCTGAAAGAGAAAAGACGACGGCTACCGCCTGGCTCTATGGGTTTGCCTTACATAGGAGAGACACTCCGCCTCTACACAGAGAATCCCAATTCCTTCTTCGCCACTCGCCAAAACAA GTACGGGGATATATTCAAGACGCACATATTGGGATGTCCATGTGTGATGATAAGCAGTCCAGAGGCGGCTAGAATGGTGTTAGTGAGCAAAGCTCACTTGTTCAAGCCAACTTACCCTCCTAGCAAAGAGCGTATGATTGGACCAGAGGCTCTCTTTTTCCACCAAGGTCCATACCATTCTACCCTCAAGCGGCTCGTTCAGTCATCCTTCATGCCTTCTGCTCTCAGACCAACCGTCTCTCACATCGAGCTCCTTGTCCTCCAAACCCTCTCCTGTTGGACATCCCAAAAGTCCATCAACACCCTCGACTACATGAAACGA TATGCATTCGATGTGGCGATCATGTCAGCGTTTGGGGACAAAGAGGAGACCACTGAAATTGAAGCAATTAAGCTTCTATATCAACGTCTAGAAAAGGGTTACAACTCCATGCCTCTAGACTTACCCGGCACACTTTTTCACAAATCCATGAAG GCACGAAGGGAATTAAGTGAAGAATTAAGGAGAATGATAAAGAAGAGAAGGGAGAGTGGGAGAGAAGGAGGAGGACTATTGGGAGTACTTCTGGGAGCAAATGATCAGAAACGTAACGGGTTGAGTGATTCACAGATCGCCGACAACATCATTGGGGTAATCTTCGCCGCCACCGATACCACCGCTTCTGTCTTAACTTGGCTTCTCAAGTACTTACACGACCATCCCAATCTCCTTCAAGAAGTCACC AGGGAGCAACTCGGCATCCGAcgaaaaataagagaagaaaaccgaAGAATCTCATGGGAAGATACAAGAAAAATGCCACTGACTTCAAGG GTGATACAAGAGACACAAAGAGCAGCAAGTGTATTGTCCTTTACATTTAGAGAAGCAGTACAAGACGTCGAATTTGAAGGCTACTTGATCCCAAAGGGTTGGAAGGTTCTTCCTCTTTTCCGGCGAATCCATCACTCTCCGGAATATTTCCCCGATCCCGATATATTCGATCCTTCCAGATTCGAg GTGTCACCAAAACCTTACACCTATATGCCATTTGGGAATGGAGTGCACTCATGTCCAGGAAGTGAGTTGGCTAAACTTGAGATGCTTATCCTCCTTCACCACCTCACTACTTCCTTCAG GTGGGAAGTTGAAGGAGGCGAAGAAGGAATACAGTATGGTCCTTTCCCCGTGCCAAAGAAGGGTTTACCAATAAAAGTAACTCCAATTTAA